A portion of the Nomia melanderi isolate GNS246 chromosome 2, iyNomMela1, whole genome shotgun sequence genome contains these proteins:
- the Rab2 gene encoding RAS oncogene family member Rab2, which translates to MSYAYLFKYIIIGDTGVGKSCLLLQFTDKRFQPVHDLTIGVEFGARMIMIDGKQIKLQIWDTAGQEAFRSITRSYYRGAAGALLVYDITRRETFSHLTTWLEDARQHSNSNMVIMLIGNKSDLENRREVRREEGEAFAREHGLVFMETSAKTATNVEEAFINTAKVIYEKIQEGVFDINNEANGIKIGPQHSPTSPGGLAGTGGQGNTQGGGCC; encoded by the exons atgtcgTACGCGTATCTTTTTAAATACATCATAATTGGAGATACAG ggGTTGGCAAATCATGTCTTCTCCTTCAATTCACGGACAAGAGATTTCAGCCTGTACACGACTTAACAATAGGTGTTGAGTTTGGTGCTCGTATGATTATGATTGATGGAAAGCAAATCAAGCTCCAAATTTGGGatact GCAGGTCAAGAGGCATTTCGTTCTATAACGCGTTCATATTACCGTGGAGCAGCAGGAGCTCTGTTAGTATATGATATTACACGAAGAGAGACATTTAGTCATTTGACAACCTGGTTAGAAGATGCACGACAGCATTCAAATTCTAATATGGTGATCATGCTAATTGGTAATAAAAGCGATCTAGAAAATAGACGAGAAGTCAGGAGAGAAGAAGGTGAAGCCTTTGCAAGAGAACATGGACTTGTTTTTATGGAAACCAGTGCAAAGACAGCAACCAATGTAGAAGAAGCATTTATCAATACCGCAAaagttatttatgaaaaaattcaagAAGGTGTCTTTGACATAAACAATGag GCAAATGGCATAAAAATTGGACCACAACATTCCCCGACAAGTCCCGGTGGTTTAGCAGGTACTGGTGGGCAAGGAAACACGCAAGGTGGTGGGTGTTGCTAG
- the Hip1 gene encoding huntingtin interacting protein 1 — protein sequence MTSVVPLTDKQLHQLSISIGKAVNPAETPVKEKHVRSAIIGTYQEKSGMIFWMYMLRQPLQENQIVAWKFCHVLHKILREGHPKVIPDSQRYRAKLEDIGKLWQHLREGYGQLIQLYIRLLITKLDFHKRNPRIPGNLQVTAEELEAIGENDINVYFQMSVEMFDYMDDILNLQRAVTTSLMNTPSNSMTVSGQCRLAPLIPCVLDASQLYDYCVKILFKLHNALPADTLAGHRDRFSKQFHELKKFYNTVKQRQYFKSLITIPSLPENPPNFLIQSELRTYVTPRVVLPPEESLDSETVVDSLIDTSDTSSLPGDQLDSTRNGSISPDTIAERESLIDHLHQENSRQRQELHRVLTEHQQIVEKLQMRVTQLESNLFTKCDEIEQEKQINQDSLKQKADMMVKVHESEVKYKTLEEKFQKLKDVYAKLREEHISLIRKKADVDKQLGLLKMSQEEAQRRRIEVERRLDELVQAPAINEQEGQKIVEAQQDLDDMKQQLDTTKAENLALIAKNHFITSEKTALEGDLHDLLAQKEELDLKIEKLEVETERCRNEMNVRADTMLYELLLNCISEAEDIIQYSLSAIDNPAMSDLTCTPQYLERLEESTVKSLDVLDATYTGYVCDTTKGKMLIKSAIHVAYILGLYLIHAKSTSNTSIDIALGDKLTDECKQLGVQSLTMFSYIKEKSPMTVGQINDVRQQFKKICELAATLSSGQGNVEVIGSLVEKELLSMDKAIEEAANRIQDMLEKSRAADSGLKLEVNGKILDSCTELMKCIRKLVQKSRFLQAEIVEQGKGTASATEFYKRNHQWSEGLISAAKAVAMGANLLLEAADKVVAGNGKFEQLVVASQGIAASTAQLVVASRVKANRNSNNLAALSEASRDVTQATGSVVATAKNCSQLVEENDDLDISGLSLHQAKRLEMEAQVRVLELEQALETERLRLAALRRYHYQLEGEK from the exons ATGACGAGTGTTGTTCCGCTCACTGATAAACAACTCCATCAGTTG AGTATCAGTATCGGGAAAGCTGTGAATCCTGCGGAAACCCCAGTGAAGGAGAAACATGTGCGAA GCGCGATTATTGGTACATATCAAGAAAAGAGTGGAATGATCTTTTGGATGTACATGTTAAGGCAGCCTCTACAAGAGAATCAAATAGTCGCGTGGAAATTTTGTCATGTTTTACACAAAATACTGCGGGAAGGTCACCCAAAAGTGATTCCAGACTCTCAGCGGTACCGGGCGAAACTAGAGGACATTGGGAAACTATGGCAACACCTTCGAGAAGGTTACGGCCAGTTGATTCAGTTATATATAAGACTGTTGATAACGAAATTAGACTTTCACAAGAGAAATCCACGGATACCGGGGAATCTTCAAGTAACGGCGGAGGAATTGGAAGCTATCGGAGAAAATGACATCAATGTATA ttttcaaatgTCAGTTGAAATGTTCGACTATATGgatgatattttaaatttacaacgCGCAG TTACCACTTCGTTGATGAATACACCTTCGAATTCCATGACCGTTAGCGGGCAGTGTCGACTAGCACCATTAATACCATGCGTCTTAGATGCATCGCAGCTCTATGATTATTGcgtgaaaattttattcaaactaCATAACGCTTTGCCAGCTGACACTTTAGCTGGTCATCGTGACCGATTCTCCAAACAGTTTCATGAActgaagaaattttataatacagtGAAACAAAGGCAGTATTTTAAGTCACTTATAACTATACCTTCGTTACCAGAG AATCCACCAAACTTTTTAATACAATCAGAACTACGGACATACGTCACACCGAGAGTCGTTTTGCCACCAGAAGAGTCTTTGGATAGCGAAACAGTTGTGGATAGTCTAATTGATACATCTGACACGAGTTCGTTACCCGGCGATCAACTGGATTCAACACGAAATGGTTCAATTTCTCCGGACACAATAGCAGAAAG AGAAAGTCTTATCGATCATTTACATCAAGAAAATAGTCGCCAAAGACAAGAACTGCATCGCGTATTGACCGAGCATCAGCAAATTGTGGAAAAGCTCCAGATGCGAGTGACACAACTTgaatctaatttgtttaccaaG TGTGACGAGATAGAACAAGAGAAACAAATTAATCAAGATTCTTTGAAGCAAAAGGCAGACATGATGGTAAAAGTTCATGAAAGTGAAG tAAAGTATAAAACTTTGGAAGAAAAGTTCCAAAAGCTGAAAGATGTGTATGCGAAATTAAGGGAGGAACATATCAGTTtaattagaaaa AAAGCAGATGTAGACAAGCAACTTGGGTTACTGAAAATGTCGCAAGAGGAAGCACAACGACGACGAATCGAGGTAGAACGTAGACTCGATGAGCTGGTGCAGGCCCCAGCCATAAATGAACAAGAAGGGCAAAAGATCGTCGAAGCGCAACAGGATTTGGACGACATGAAACAACAACTGGATACCACGAAAGCTGAAAACTTG gCGTTGATTgccaaaaatcattttataacttCTGAAAAAACGGCTTTAGAAGGCGACCTGCATGATTTATTAGCACAGAAAGAAGAGTTAGATTTAAAGATTGAAAAACTAGAAGTTGAGACTGAACGATGCCGCAATGAAATGAATGTACGTGCTGATACTATGCTGTATGAGTTATTGT TAAATTGTATATCTGAAGCAGaagatataatacaatattcgtTGAGTGCTATAGACAATCCAGCAATGTCTGATTTAACTTGCACACCTCAGTACCTTGAACGGTTAGAGGAATCGACAGTAAAATCGTTAGATGTATTAGATGCAACGTATACTGGTTATGTATGCGATACAACGAAAGGAAAAATGCTCATTAAAAGTGCAATACATGTTGCCTATATTTTGGGACTCTACTTGATTCATGCAAAATCTACATCGAATACTTCTATCGATATCGCATTGGGCGATA AATTGACTGATGAATGTAAACAATTAGGAGTACAATCTTTAACTATGTTTagttacataaaagaaaaatcacCGATGACTGTTGGCCAAATTAATGACGTAAGACaacaatttaagaaaatatgtgAACTCGCTGCCACGCTGTCTAGTGGCCAGGGGAACGTTGAAGTAATAGGCAGTTTAGTGGAAAAGGAACTTTTAAGCATGGATAAAGCAATAGAAGAAGCTGCCAACAGAATACAG GATATGTTGGAAAAATCGCGAGCTGCGGACTCAGGATTAAAATTGGAGGTAAACGGGAAAATTTTGGATTCGTGTACAGAACTGATGAAGTGTATTAGAAAGTTAGTTCAAAAGTCACGATTTTTGCAAGCCGAAATCGTGGAGCAAGGAAAG ggTACAGCATCTGCTACAGAATTCTATAAACGTAATCATCAATGGTCTGAAGGACTTATATCAGCAGCGAAGGCAGTTGCGATGGGTGCTAATTTGTTACT GGAAGCAGCAGACAAAGTTGTTGCTGGAAATGGTAAATTTGAACAACTGGTCGTTGCGTCGCAGGGCATTGCCGCGTCAACAGCTCAGTTAGTAGTTGCAAGTAGAGTGAAAGCAAATAGGAATAGCAATAACTTGGCTGCGCTTTCTGAAGCATCGAGGGATGTGACACAAGCAACAGGAAGCGTAGTGGCGACTGCTAAAAATTGTAGTCAACTCGTTGAAGAAAATG atGATTTAGATATTTCTGGGCTAAGTCTGCATCAAGCTAAGCGATTAGAAATGGAGGCGCAGGTTCGCGTACTGGAATTAGAGCAGGCTTTGGAAACAGAAAGATTACGCTTAGCTGCATTACGTCGCTACCACTATCAACTTGAAGGTGAAAAATAA